The following proteins come from a genomic window of Anopheles ziemanni chromosome 3, idAnoZiCoDA_A2_x.2, whole genome shotgun sequence:
- the LOC131285961 gene encoding probable tRNA(His) guanylyltransferase: MALSRFEYVKQFEHEEKLLKNCWIVVRVDGKGFHRFCNVHKFKKPNDIDALQLMNMAGMTVMQDFNEIVLAYGQSDEYSFVFRRDASVYQRRRDKLVSYVASLFTSAYMFHWANIFKGRSLVMCYPPAFDARTVLYPTDENLRDYLSWRQADAHVNNLYNTTFWNLVSSGMSNADAENKLKGTLAKDKNEILFTHFNINYNNEPLIYRKGTILMRKTIEVKEKKQKFIVPIFEDLIGDDFWLRHPEILGKKTNPEDIYDLGVNDKQPIIQYQLGVFEKRKDGRNKPVDE; encoded by the coding sequence ATGGCACTCAGTCGATTTGAGTACGTAAAACAATTCGAGCACGAAGAGAAGCTCCTGAAAAACTGCTGGATCGTGGTACGGGTCGATGGCAAAGGTTTCCATCGATTTTGTAATGTACACAAGTTCAAAAAACCGAACGATATCGATGCTCTACAACTGATGAACATGGCTGGCATGACGGTGATGCAAGATTTCAACGAGATCGTATTGGCGTATGGGCAGAGCGACGAGTATTCGTTCGTGTTCCGGCGGGACGCCAGCGTGTACCAGCGTCGCAGGGACAAGCTTGTGAGCTACGTGGCAAGTTTGTTCACTTCGGCGTACATGTTCCACTGGGCGAATATCTTTAAGGGCCGTTCGCTTGTAATGTGCTATCCCCCCGCGTTCGATGCAAGAACCGTACTCTATCCGACCGATGAAAATCTCCGTGATTACCTCAGCTGGAGGCAGGCGGATGCTCATGTGAACAATTTATACAATACTACTTTTTGGAATCTGGTGTCTTCCGGCATGAGCAATGCGGACGCtgaaaacaaactgaaagGCACGCTTGCGAAAGACAAGAATGAAATCCTATTCACGCATTTCAATATCAACTATAACAACGAGCCTTTAATATACCGGAAAGGAACCATTCTTATGCGAAAAACTAttgaagtgaaagaaaagaaacagaaattcATCGTTCCCATTTTTGAGGACCTTATAGGTGATGATTTTTGGTTAAGACATCCAGAGATATTGGGCAAGAAAACCAACCCGGAGGACATCTACGATCTGGGGGTAAACGATAAACAACCAATCATCCAGTATCAGCTTGGCGTGTTTGAAAAGCGAAAAGATGGTAGAAATAAACCAGTAGATGAGTAA
- the LOC131289131 gene encoding sorting nexin lst-4 — MTRVKVLYDFDGEPNSSEISIKVDEILTVTNTDVGEGWWEGMNSRGQRGLFPAAYVETIPDAPQMPPPPAAAAVMMAQSGGQLKASATSAGAGGWNASGGVAKSTSQPAIAAGGNRYDQTTDEWGEQQDDWDDDWDDDNDTYSEIGPSSTAGAGSRANGAGSYQQQHQPAASYYANANNLPPLPASDGDSMSLASVATTTVGGRRAAGSGKIFSKSGDTYLMGLPVPDVSETERVQVLAMEQQGIVWKPMRDTYTVSVDSPKKEKKFNGLKSFIAYQLTPSFNNIPVARRYKHFDWLHERLVEKFCLIPIPPLPDKQISGRYDEEFVEHRRVQLQEFVDWVCRHPILSTCGVWMHFLTCTDEKKWKTGKRTAEKDPLVGTMFCASVFPPEKTLLASQVDPQVESANMFVPQMDAAVKTLFAICGDQSKKFQVQWKKEYQRIGEGFSEMARALGTDERRATTQISLSNSVGQAAGVFISIGQLFGEQPKHDFVPFSDRLHIYRGLLAGWPDTLGEYRNAVQKRKDCERLTAEQKMDNGQMQEVNRRVDVMSYALLAEMAHFRDERDTHLKDTIRNFLGAQIEFYKSIVQKLEQAQSHF, encoded by the coding sequence ATGACGCGCGTGAAAGTTCTATACGATTTCGATGGTGAGCCAAACTCATCGGAAATTTCGATCAAAGTAGACGAAATCCTTACCGTCACAAACACCGACGTAGGTGAAGGATGGTGGGAGGGTATGAACAGTCGAGGCCAACGTGGGCTTTTCCCAGCCGCCTACGTTGAAACGATTCCCGATGCACCACAGATGCCACCTCCGCCAGCAGCGGCAGCTGTAATGATGGCACAGTCCGGTGGACAACTGAAAGCGTCGGCCACCAGTGCTGGTGCTGGCGGATGGAACGCCAGCGGAGGTGTAGCAAAGTCTACCTCCCAGCCGGCCATTGCTGCTGGTGGCAACCGGTACGATCAGACTACCGACGAATGGGGTGAGCAGCAGGACGATTGGGACGACGACTGGGACGATGACAACGATACGTATTCCGAAATTGGACCAAGTTCGACGGCTGGCGCCGGTTCTCGGGCAAATGGCGCAGGGTCCtatcaacagcagcatcagccTGCTGCCAGCTACTATGCGAACGCTAACAACTTACCACCGCTGCCAGCGTCCGATGGAGACAGTATGTCGTTGGCTTCGGTCGCTACAACGACCGTCGGTGGACGCCGAGCCGCAGGATCGGGTAAAATTTTCTCCAAATCGGGCGACACCTACCTGATGGGGCTGCCCGTACCGGATGTTTCGGAAACCGAGCGCGTACAGGTGCTGGCCATGGAGCAGCAGGGTATCGTGTGGAAGCCGATGCGGGACACGTACACCGTATCGGTTGATTCGccaaagaaggagaaaaagttcAACGGGCTGAAGAGCTTTATCGCATACCAGCTGACGCCATCGTTCAACAACATTCCGGTCGCACGGCGCTACAAACACTTTGACTGGCTGCACGAGCGGCTGGTGGAAAAGTTCTGCCTCATTCCTATCCCACCGCTGCCGGACAAGCAGATCTCGGGCCGATACGACGAGGAGTTTGTGGAGCATCGGCGCGTGCAGCTGCAGGAGTTCGTCGACTGGGTGTGTCGGCATCCGATCCTCTCCACCTGCGGTGTTTGGATGCACTTTCTCACATGCACGGACgagaaaaagtggaaaacgggaaagcgCACGGCCGAGAAAGATCCCCTAGTCGGGACGATGTTTTGCGCATCCGTTTTTCCTCCGGAAAAGACCCTCCTGGCGTCACAGGTCGATCCGCAGGTGGAGTCGGCGAACATGTTCGTACCGCAGATGGACGCAGCCGTTAAGACGCTGTTCGCCATCTGCGGCGATCAGTCGAAAAAGTTCCAGGTACAGTGGAAGAAGGAATATCAACGGATCGGCGAGGGATTCTCCGAAATGGCGCGAGCATTGGGAACCGACGAGCGCCGTGCAACTACGCAGATCAGTCTCTCGAATTCGGTCGGCCAGGCGGCCGGTGTGTTCATTAGCATCGGGCAACTATTTGGCGAGCAACCGAAGCACGACTTTGTCCCATTCTCAGACCGGTTGCACATCTACCGGGGGCTACTAGCAGGCTGGCCGGATACGCTCGGTGAGTATCGGAATGCGGTGCAGAAGCGCAAGGATTGCGAGCGCCTGACGGCCGAACAGAAGATGGACAACGGTCAGATGCAGGAGGTGAACCGGCGGGTGGATGTGATGTCTTACGCCTTGCTGGCAGAGATGGCCCATTTCCGGGACGAGCGCGATACGCACCTGAAGGACACGATACGAAATTTCCTCGGTGCACAGATTGAGTTCTACAAGTCGATCGTGCAAAAGCTGGAGCAAGCGCAAAGTCACTTTTAA
- the LOC131285962 gene encoding alpha-N-acetylglucosaminidase: protein MASLAIWLLLGTFVFEGYAHRLQQHNAHILQHVRPRSSEEMQRQAALEVIGRLIPEEQAKQFHVTVESSMERNSFQIFKGNAVDQPVEIRASSGVAATKAFYHYLRNFCGCLVAWEGSQLQLPNPLPAINVSIIAPSSIVYYQNVCTWSYSFTWWRWSQWRRHIDWMALQGITLSLAPFQEDIWTEVFLKYNLTKPQIDNHLSGPGFFAWQRMGNIRGWGGPLTKSFADFGRTLQQRVVYEMRRLGMALALPAFAGHLPVQFRALYPNVTFANVSVWNNFPPQYASPLFLEPTEPLFVEIGTRFLQRMVDVYGSDHIYFSDPFNEIDPASPSGKYLSSVASAIFSTMTKVDPAAVWLLQGWMFVKNPFWSSRAIRSFLTAVPVGRMLVLDLQSEQFPQYVRTASYAGQPFIWCMLSNFGGTLGMLGSVENVYRGIRGARNNSTFTMIGTGITPEGIHQNYAMYEFALEMGWDEGLDSTERWFNSYATSRYGTTADGRAQEAWNIFRTTVYSFAGLELMRGKYTFNRRPSSKLSPWVWYDINAFNQGVQLLLSFAEDTNCNELCKHDLVDVTRQLLQNTADALYLTLMADYKRRDVTRFRGHATLFLELLFDLDRLLLTNEHFLLGPFLESAKSFGETSLERQKYEYNARVQLTLWGPQGQIVDYANKQWAGMVRDFFRARWSIFLDELDRALISNGTINETKIREKIFRTVELPFTTDNRHYNTSAVGNTVETARFAYDKWLGKLDGLKKLPTTDTGKKNKRRKTRWLS from the exons ATGGCTTCGCTTGCTATTTGGTTACTTTTAGGAACGTTTGTATTTGAAGGATATGCACATCGATTACAGCAGCATAATGCACACATTTTGCAACACGTGCGACCCCGCAGTTCGGAGGAGATGCAACGGCAGGCAGCGCTGGAAGTCATTGGCCGGCTGATTCCCGAGGAACAGGCAAAACAGTTTCACGTGACTGTCGAAAGTTCGATGGAAAGGAATTCGTTTCAG atttttaAAGGTAATGCAGTCGATCAACCGGTAGAAATCCGGGCATCAAGCGGAGTTGCCGCCACGAAAGCATTTTACCACTATCTGCGGAACTTTTGCGGCTGCCTGGTGGCCTGGGAAGGCTCCCAACTGCAACTACCCAATCCGTTGCCAGCGATTAACGTATCTATCATTGCACCGAGTAG TATCGTTTACTATCAGAACGTGTGCACCTGGTCGTATTCGTTCACCTGGTGGCGATGGAGTCAATGGCGTCGGCACATCGACTGGATGGCGCTGCAGGGCATTACGCTAAGCCTGGCACCATTTCAGGAAGACATCTGGACGGAGGTGTTCCTTAAGTACAATCTGACCAAGCCACAGATCGATAATCATCTGTCCGGGCCGGGTTTCTTCGCCTGGCAACGCATGGGAAACATCCGAGGCTGGGGTGGGCCGCTAACAAAGTCTTTCGCTGACTTTGGCCGCACTTTGCAACAGCGCGTAGTCTACGAGATGCGGCGGCTCGGAATGGCTCTGGCACTACCAGCGTTTGCCGGCCACCTACCGGTGCAATTCCGCGCCCTCTATCCGAACGTTACGTTCGCAAATGTGTCCGTGTGGAACAACTTCCCTCCGCAGTACGCCAGCCCGTTGTTTCTCGAGCCGACGGAGCCACTTTTCGTCGAAATCGGAACACGATTCCTGCAACGGATGGTTGACGTGTACGGATCCGATCATATCTACTTCAGCGATCCTTTCAACGAGATAGATCCCGCTTCGCCGAGCGGAAAGTATTTGTCCAGCGTGGCTTCGGCGATCTTCAGTACCATGACGAAGGTTGACCCAGCTGCGGTTTGGTTACTGCAGGGTTGGATGTTTGTaaagaaccctttctggagcTCCCGCGCTATACGATCCTTCCTGACGGCCGTTCCGGTCGGGCGGATGCTGGTGTTGGACTTGCAATCGGAACAGTTCCCTCAGTACGTCCGCACGGCGTCCTACGCTGGGCAACCGTTCATCTGGTGTATGCTGAGCAACTTCGGAGGCACCCTCGGTATGCTCGGATCGGTCGAGAATGTGTACCGAGGTATCCGAGGGGCGCGAAATAATAGCACCTTCACCATGATCGGAACTGGAATCACTCCAGAGGGAATCCATCAAAACTACGCGATGTACGAGTTCGCCTTGGAAATGGGATGGGACGAGGGACTGGACAGTACGGAGCGTTGGTTTAACTCTTACGCGACGTCACGCTATGGAACCACGGCCGACGGAAGAGCACAAGAGGCGTGGAACATTTTTCGCACGACTGTCTACTCCTTTGCCGGTTTGGAGTTAATGCGCGGAAAGTACACGTTCAACCGAAGACCTAGCTCCAAGCTTAGTCCTTGG GTCTGGTACGACATAAATGCGTTCAACCAAGGCGTTCAACTGCTTCTCTCTTTTGCTGAAGATACCAATTGTAACGAACTATGCAAGCATGACCTCGTGGATGTTACCCGTCAGCTTTTGCAGAATACCGCCGACGCCCTGTATCTGACATTAATGGCCGACTACAAGCGCCGAGACGTAACACGTTTCCGTGGCCACGCAACACTTTTCCTCGAGCTGCTTTTCGACCTCGATCGACTGCTGCTCACCAACGAACACTTCCTGTTGGGTCCGTTCCTGGAATCGGCCAAATCGTTCGGTGAAACCAGTCTCGAGCGACAGAAGTACGAGTACAACGCCCGTGTCCAACTGACCCTTTGGGGCCCACAGGGGCAGATCGTAGACTACGCCAACAAGCAGTGGGCTGGGATGGTGCGCGACTTCTTTCGAGCCCGTTGGTCTATCTTTCTGGACGAACTGGACCGGGCGCTGATTTCGAACGGCACgatcaacgaaacgaaaatacgAGAGAAAATTTTCCGAACTGTCGAGCTACCCTTTACGACCGATAACAGGCACTACAATACCAGTGCCGTAGGGAACACCGTCGAAACGGCTCGGTTCGCGTACGACAAGTGGTTGGGCAAGCTGGATGGATTAAAAAAACTCCCCACGACGGATACGGGCAAAAAGAATAAACGGCGTAAAACTAGATGGCTTAGTTGA